From the Mycobacterium noviomagense genome, the window CGGTGGCGGCCAGGAAGCGTCCGTTGGACTGTTGCTGCGCCTCGACGGCTGATGACCACGACGCCGGTGAGCCAATCCGTATCGCGGTGGCGATCGTCTCGGGGTTACGCACCGGTGCGCCGGTTACCAGCGGTGCCGCGCCCGCCGCTTGGGTACCCAGCATGCGCGGGAGTCTGTCGATGACGCCGTCGGCGTGGTATTCCGTGTAACCCTTCCAATAGGCGGTGATGTTGCCGGCGTTTCCCACTGGCAGGGCATGCACATCCGGTGCGGCGCCGAGGGCATCGACGATTTCGAACGCCGCGGTTTTCTGGCCGTGGATACGCAGCGGGTTGACGGAGTTCACCAACGAGATCGTCGGAAAGTCGGTTGCCATCTTGCGTGCCAGTTCCAGGCAGTCGTCGAAGTTCCCGTCGATCTGAATGATTTTGGCGCCGTGTATAACAGCCTGGGCCAGCTTGCCCATCGCGATCTTGCCCTGCGGCACCAGCACAGCGCAGGTAATGCGGGCACGAGCGGCGTACGCCGCTGCTGAGGCCGAGGTGTTGCCCGTCGACGCGCACAGCACCGCCTGCTGGCCACGAGCCACTGCGTCGGTGACGGCCATGGTCATGCCGCGGTCTTTGAAGGAGCCGGTGGGATTGAGCCCTTCGACCTTGAGATGCACCGT encodes:
- the thrC gene encoding threonine synthase, whose translation is MTATRAATRQPWPGVIAAYRDRLPVGDDWTPVTLLEGGTPLIYADKLSEQTGCTVHLKVEGLNPTGSFKDRGMTMAVTDAVARGQQAVLCASTGNTSASAAAYAARARITCAVLVPQGKIAMGKLAQAVIHGAKIIQIDGNFDDCLELARKMATDFPTISLVNSVNPLRIHGQKTAAFEIVDALGAAPDVHALPVGNAGNITAYWKGYTEYHADGVIDRLPRMLGTQAAGAAPLVTGAPVRNPETIATAIRIGSPASWSSAVEAQQQSNGRFLAATDEEILAAYHLVAASEGVFVEPASAASIAGLLKAIQDGWVAAGSTVVCTVTGNGLKDPDTALKDVPNVSPVPVDPVVVVEKLGLGS